In the genome of Mycobacterium kansasii ATCC 12478, one region contains:
- a CDS encoding ANTAR domain-containing response regulator, translating into MTGPTTDADAAKPHRVLIAEDEALIRMDLAEMLREEGYDIVGEAGDGQEAVELAERHKPDLVIMDVKMPRRDGIDAASEIASKRIAPIVVLTAFSQRDLVERARDAGAMAYLVKPFTASDLIPAIELAVSRFSEITALEQEVAALSDRLETRKLVERAKGLLQAKQGMTEPEAFKWIQRAAMDRRTTMKRVAEVVLETLDTPT; encoded by the coding sequence ATGACCGGCCCCACCACCGACGCCGACGCCGCAAAGCCACACCGTGTCCTGATTGCGGAAGACGAAGCGCTCATCCGAATGGACCTCGCCGAGATGCTGCGAGAGGAGGGGTACGACATCGTCGGGGAGGCCGGTGACGGCCAGGAAGCCGTCGAACTGGCCGAGCGACACAAGCCTGATCTGGTGATCATGGACGTGAAGATGCCGCGCCGCGACGGGATCGACGCGGCGTCGGAGATCGCCAGCAAGCGCATCGCGCCGATCGTGGTACTCACCGCATTCAGCCAGCGCGACCTCGTGGAACGCGCCCGCGACGCCGGGGCCATGGCCTATCTGGTGAAGCCCTTCACGGCCAGCGACCTGATCCCGGCCATCGAGCTGGCCGTCAGCCGGTTCAGCGAGATCACCGCGCTGGAACAGGAAGTGGCGGCGCTGTCCGACCGTCTGGAAACGCGCAAGCTCGTCGAACGTGCCAAAGGCCTGCTGCAGGCCAAGCAGGGGATGACCGAGCCGGAGGCGTTCAAGTGGATTCAGCGCGCCGCTATGGACCGGCGGACCACCATGAAGCGGGTGGCCGAGGTGGTCCTGGAAACCCTCGACACGCCCACCTAA
- a CDS encoding adenylate/guanylate cyclase domain-containing protein, whose protein sequence is MAAKKRGAPRKRSEGSSRHDCVTVVREQTREFDQHYARSAARRARLLSIAAWLAVMVSVSFVLMQLLTDAWLWPLSWINVAAAVVFAIVPMLHRFGELVAPLTFIGAAYVTVFASCWSIGTGSGAQFFFLVGACLVVLVLGIEHIVLASGLAALATALIIAVEFLVPRNTGVEPGWAQSAGFVITTVSACVVVVVSVWFALWDTARAEAIMEAQYDRSEALLANMLPASIAERLKHPERDVIADKYDEASVLFADIVGFTERASSAAPAELVRFLDRLYSAFDALVDKHGLEKIKVSGDCYMVVSGVPRPRPDHVQALADFALDMVDVAAGLKDPQGCSVPLRVGLATGPVVAGVVGSRRFFYDVWGDAVNVASRMETTDSVGKIQVPDEVYELLKDDFLLQERGHINVKGKGVMRTWYLLGRKPAEQPADTLAEEPSTAGV, encoded by the coding sequence GTGGCGGCTAAGAAACGCGGTGCCCCACGGAAACGATCCGAGGGCTCATCCCGCCACGACTGCGTCACGGTCGTGCGCGAGCAAACCCGCGAGTTCGACCAGCACTACGCCCGCAGCGCGGCGCGCCGGGCGCGGCTGCTCAGCATTGCCGCCTGGCTGGCCGTGATGGTCAGCGTGAGCTTTGTGCTGATGCAACTTCTGACCGATGCCTGGCTGTGGCCGCTGAGTTGGATCAACGTCGCCGCCGCCGTGGTCTTCGCGATCGTCCCGATGCTGCACCGGTTCGGGGAACTGGTGGCACCGCTGACATTTATCGGAGCCGCCTATGTGACGGTCTTCGCCAGCTGCTGGAGCATCGGCACCGGGTCGGGCGCGCAGTTCTTCTTTCTCGTCGGCGCCTGCCTGGTGGTGCTGGTGCTGGGCATCGAACACATCGTGCTGGCCAGCGGACTGGCGGCCCTTGCCACGGCGTTGATCATCGCGGTGGAGTTCCTGGTGCCCCGCAATACCGGAGTGGAGCCCGGCTGGGCTCAGTCGGCGGGCTTCGTCATCACCACGGTGTCCGCCTGCGTGGTGGTGGTCGTCTCGGTCTGGTTTGCCCTGTGGGACACCGCCCGCGCCGAAGCGATCATGGAAGCCCAATACGACCGGTCCGAGGCCCTGCTGGCCAACATGTTGCCGGCCAGCATCGCCGAACGGCTCAAACATCCCGAGCGAGACGTCATCGCCGACAAATACGACGAGGCCTCGGTGCTGTTCGCCGACATCGTCGGCTTCACCGAGCGGGCCAGCAGCGCCGCGCCGGCCGAACTCGTCCGATTCCTGGACCGGCTGTACAGCGCTTTCGACGCATTGGTGGACAAGCACGGGCTGGAGAAAATCAAGGTCAGTGGCGACTGCTACATGGTGGTCAGCGGAGTGCCGCGCCCGCGGCCTGACCATGTGCAGGCATTGGCAGACTTTGCCCTCGACATGGTGGACGTCGCGGCTGGACTGAAGGATCCACAGGGCTGCTCGGTGCCCCTGCGGGTGGGCCTGGCCACCGGTCCGGTGGTCGCCGGCGTGGTGGGTTCGCGCCGCTTTTTCTACGACGTATGGGGCGACGCGGTCAATGTCGCGTCGCGGATGGAGACCACCGATTCGGTCGGCAAGATTCAAGTGCCGGATGAGGTCTACGAGCTCTTGAAGGACGACTTCTTGCTGCAGGAGCGCGGGCACATCAATGTCAAGGGCAAAGGCGTCATGCGCACCTGGTACCTGCTCGGTCGCAAACCGGCGGAGCAGCCGGCCGACACGCTTGCCGAGGAGCCGAGCACCGCCGGCGTCTGA
- a CDS encoding cytochrome ubiquinol oxidase subunit I — translation MNVVDISRWQFGITTVYHFIFVPLTIGLAPLLAVMQTVWVVTGNTAWYRLTKFFGKLFLINFAIGVATGIVQEFQFGMNWSEYSRFVGDIFGAPLAMEGLMAFFFESTFLGLWIFGWSRLPRLVHLACIWIVAIAVNVSAFFIISANSFMQHPVGAHYNPATKRAELNSITALLTNNTAIAAFSHTVAGSLLTAGTFVAAVSAWWLVRSKTAPVGPGTRAMYRPATILGCWVVLVATVGLFFTGDHQGKLMFIQQPMKMASAESLCDTQTDPDFSILTVGRQNNCDSLTRVLEVPYVLPYLAQGQTTGVTLQGVRNLQQDYNQRFGPNDYRPNLFVTYWSFRAMIGFLAIPVLFALLALWLTRGGRIPGRRWFAWFALLTIPAPFLANMFGWVFTEMGRQPWIVAPNPTGDQQVRLTVATAVSNHPFGMVVTSLVTFTLVYAVLAVIWFWLLKRYVVEGPQEHDAEPAAPAAPGSDEVAPLSFAY, via the coding sequence ATGAATGTCGTCGATATTTCGCGCTGGCAGTTCGGTATCACCACCGTCTACCACTTCATCTTCGTGCCACTCACCATCGGCTTGGCCCCGCTGCTGGCCGTGATGCAAACGGTGTGGGTGGTCACCGGCAATACGGCCTGGTATCGGCTGACCAAGTTCTTCGGGAAGTTGTTCCTGATCAACTTCGCCATCGGCGTGGCGACGGGGATCGTGCAGGAATTTCAGTTCGGAATGAACTGGAGTGAATACTCCAGATTCGTCGGCGACATCTTCGGCGCGCCGCTGGCGATGGAGGGCCTGATGGCCTTCTTCTTCGAATCGACGTTCCTGGGACTGTGGATCTTCGGTTGGAGCAGGCTGCCCCGATTGGTCCACCTGGCCTGCATCTGGATCGTCGCGATCGCGGTCAACGTCTCCGCATTCTTCATCATCTCCGCGAACTCGTTCATGCAGCACCCGGTGGGGGCGCATTACAACCCGGCCACCAAACGCGCAGAGCTGAACAGCATTACCGCGCTGCTCACCAATAACACTGCGATAGCGGCATTTTCACACACCGTCGCGGGCTCATTGCTCACCGCGGGTACCTTTGTCGCCGCGGTCAGCGCATGGTGGCTGGTGCGTTCGAAAACCGCCCCCGTCGGGCCCGGCACCCGCGCCATGTATCGCCCGGCGACCATCCTGGGCTGTTGGGTTGTGCTGGTCGCCACCGTCGGCTTGTTCTTCACCGGTGACCACCAGGGCAAGCTGATGTTTATCCAGCAACCGATGAAAATGGCGTCCGCGGAATCGCTGTGCGACACCCAGACCGACCCGGACTTTTCCATCCTGACGGTGGGCCGGCAGAACAATTGCGACAGCCTCACCCGGGTCCTCGAGGTGCCCTATGTGTTGCCGTACCTCGCCCAGGGCCAAACCACCGGTGTGACGTTGCAGGGTGTCCGCAATTTGCAGCAGGACTACAACCAACGATTCGGCCCGAATGATTACCGGCCCAATCTGTTCGTGACCTACTGGTCGTTTCGCGCGATGATCGGGTTCCTCGCGATTCCGGTCCTGTTCGCATTGTTGGCCCTGTGGCTGACGCGTGGCGGACGAATCCCGGGACGACGGTGGTTCGCCTGGTTTGCGCTGCTCACCATTCCCGCCCCGTTCCTGGCCAACATGTTCGGATGGGTGTTCACCGAGATGGGCCGCCAGCCCTGGATCGTGGCTCCCAACCCGACGGGCGACCAGCAGGTTCGACTCACCGTCGCGACCGCTGTCTCCAACCACCCGTTCGGCATGGTCGTCACCTCACTGGTGACGTTCACGCTCGTCTACGCGGTGCTCGCGGTCATCTGGTTCTGGCTGCTCAAGCGCTATGTCGTCGAAGGTCCGCAGGAGCACGACGCAGAACCGGCGGCGCCGGCGGCGCCTGGCAGCGACGAAGTGGCACCGCTCTCATTCGCTTACTGA
- a CDS encoding DUF488 family protein: MLYTIGHGAKTAGQLTDMLRRHDINLLVDVRSFPGSRRNPDVSKQAMPDWLGAAGIAYRHEPDLGGRRKPPVDPVQRDRWWENQAFANYAAHTRTPGFHAAYQRLLRDADTTNVAVMCGEPTWWRCHRRMIADLAVRDGHRVQHIMPNGALSQHRPSDWLTHDVVDGS; encoded by the coding sequence ATGCTGTACACCATTGGCCACGGCGCCAAGACCGCAGGGCAACTCACCGACATGCTGCGCCGGCACGACATCAACCTGCTGGTCGACGTGCGCAGTTTCCCCGGCTCGCGCCGCAACCCCGACGTGTCCAAACAGGCAATGCCCGATTGGCTTGGCGCCGCCGGGATCGCCTACCGGCACGAACCTGACCTCGGTGGCCGGCGCAAACCGCCCGTCGACCCGGTGCAGCGCGACCGGTGGTGGGAAAACCAGGCGTTCGCGAACTACGCGGCGCACACCCGAACACCCGGCTTCCACGCGGCATACCAGCGGCTGCTGCGGGATGCCGACACCACCAACGTAGCGGTGATGTGCGGGGAACCGACGTGGTGGCGCTGTCATCGGCGCATGATCGCCGACCTGGCCGTCCGCGACGGGCACCGGGTGCAACACATCATGCCCAACGGCGCACTGTCGCAACATCGTCCGTCGGATTGGCTCACCCACGACGTCGTGGACGGGTCCTGA
- the cydB gene encoding cytochrome d ubiquinol oxidase subunit II, with protein MGLQQLWFAVIGVLFLGFLVLEGFDFGVGMLMEPLARVAPGDSEIQRRAVLNTIGPVWDGNEVWLLTAGAGMFAAFPGWYATVFSALYLPLLAILFGMILRAVAIEWRGKVDDTKWRAWADFGVAAGSWLPAVLWGVAFAILVHGLPVDGDGHIHLGIGDVLNAYTLLGGLATAGLFLQYGAVFIALKTAGPIRDSAYRIALWLALAATVLVGGFGVWTQLAYGKQWTWAALGLAVIAQVAAVLLIWRRASDGFAFLSTLVVVAAVVVLLFGVLYPNLVPSTLNEQWNVTIYNASSTPYTLKIMTWVTAIFAPLTVVYQAWTYWVFRQRISAERIPPSIGLARRPS; from the coding sequence GTGGGACTCCAACAATTGTGGTTCGCTGTCATCGGGGTGCTGTTCCTCGGCTTCTTGGTTCTCGAGGGATTCGACTTCGGTGTTGGCATGCTCATGGAGCCGCTGGCCCGGGTGGCCCCGGGCGATTCCGAAATCCAAAGGCGAGCCGTACTGAACACCATCGGCCCGGTCTGGGACGGTAACGAGGTCTGGCTGCTGACCGCGGGCGCCGGAATGTTCGCCGCGTTTCCCGGGTGGTACGCGACCGTATTTTCGGCGTTGTACCTGCCGCTGCTGGCCATCTTGTTCGGCATGATCCTGCGCGCGGTGGCCATCGAATGGCGCGGCAAGGTCGACGACACCAAATGGCGGGCCTGGGCCGATTTCGGTGTCGCCGCGGGGTCTTGGCTGCCCGCGGTGCTGTGGGGCGTCGCGTTCGCCATCCTGGTGCACGGACTCCCGGTCGACGGCGATGGCCACATACATCTGGGCATCGGCGATGTGCTCAACGCCTACACACTGCTGGGCGGTCTGGCCACCGCCGGGTTGTTCCTGCAATACGGCGCGGTGTTCATCGCCTTGAAAACCGCCGGGCCGATCCGCGATAGCGCCTACCGGATCGCGCTGTGGCTCGCTCTTGCGGCGACGGTGCTGGTTGGGGGGTTCGGAGTGTGGACCCAGCTGGCGTATGGCAAGCAATGGACCTGGGCTGCGCTGGGCCTGGCGGTGATCGCCCAGGTCGCGGCCGTGCTGCTGATATGGCGGCGCGCATCCGACGGGTTTGCGTTCCTGAGCACGCTGGTGGTCGTCGCGGCCGTGGTGGTGTTGTTGTTCGGCGTGCTGTACCCGAACCTGGTGCCGTCGACGCTCAACGAGCAGTGGAACGTCACGATCTACAACGCCTCGTCGACGCCATACACCCTGAAGATCATGACCTGGGTGACGGCCATCTTCGCGCCGCTGACGGTGGTGTACCAGGCCTGGACGTATTGGGTGTTCCGGCAACGCATATCGGCTGAGCGGATACCTCCGTCCATCGGTCTGGCGAGGCGCCCGTCCTGA
- a CDS encoding bifunctional lysylphosphatidylglycerol flippase/synthetase MprF, which produces MNEPSVDVAPRVRARERVVVHVDSLMARFVGALAVFCAACWLIALLAHNYRHEDWQAAGRLSWSLTMLAAVALIARGIFLGRPVTAMHAAAAALFLVAGLGLHVLSFDLAGEMLIAGSGLVLMWPTSSHPRPGALPRVWALINATSEDPLAPFAMQADKCYHFSAAGTAALAYRTRLGFAVVAGDPIGEESQFPELVADFAALCHARGWRIAVLACSERRLSLWTDPAVPGRSLRAVPIGRDVVIDVPNFAMVGRKFRNLRQAVKRTHNAGITTEIVAEQELDDNQRAELTEMLLASPKGARTDRGFCMSLDGVLEGKYPGVQLIIARDASGQVQGFDRFTTAGGGSDYSLDVPWRRRGAPNGIDERLSVDMITAAKEAGAQRLSLAFAAFPEIFDAAHRSRPQRLFYLLIHLLDPFISLESLYRYLCKFHALDERRYALVSLTQIVPLLLVLLSLEFMPRRRGLPEGSRR; this is translated from the coding sequence GTGAACGAACCGTCGGTTGATGTTGCGCCGCGGGTCCGCGCCCGCGAACGCGTCGTCGTCCATGTCGATTCACTCATGGCTCGCTTTGTCGGCGCCCTGGCGGTGTTCTGCGCGGCGTGCTGGCTGATTGCCCTGCTCGCACACAACTACCGGCACGAGGATTGGCAGGCAGCCGGGCGGCTGAGTTGGTCGCTGACGATGCTGGCGGCCGTCGCCTTGATCGCCCGGGGCATCTTCCTCGGGCGTCCGGTCACGGCCATGCATGCGGCTGCGGCCGCGCTATTCCTGGTCGCGGGGCTGGGCCTGCATGTGCTGTCGTTCGATCTGGCCGGTGAGATGCTGATCGCCGGATCGGGGTTGGTGTTGATGTGGCCGACGTCGTCGCACCCGCGGCCCGGCGCCTTACCCCGGGTGTGGGCCTTGATCAACGCCACCAGCGAGGATCCGTTGGCGCCGTTCGCCATGCAGGCGGACAAGTGCTACCACTTCAGCGCGGCCGGCACGGCGGCGCTGGCATACCGGACGCGGCTGGGCTTTGCGGTAGTCGCCGGGGATCCGATTGGTGAGGAATCGCAGTTTCCCGAGCTGGTTGCCGACTTTGCCGCCCTGTGTCATGCGCGGGGTTGGCGGATTGCGGTGCTGGCCTGTAGTGAGCGACGGCTGAGTTTATGGACCGATCCCGCCGTGCCGGGACGGTCGCTACGGGCGGTACCCATCGGGCGAGACGTCGTCATCGATGTCCCCAACTTCGCGATGGTGGGCCGCAAGTTCCGCAACCTGCGTCAGGCCGTCAAGCGGACCCATAACGCCGGCATCACCACCGAGATCGTGGCGGAGCAGGAACTCGACGACAACCAGCGCGCCGAACTGACCGAGATGCTGCTGGCGTCACCCAAGGGGGCGCGCACCGACCGCGGCTTCTGCATGAGCCTGGACGGCGTACTGGAAGGCAAATACCCAGGCGTTCAGCTGATCATCGCCAGGGACGCTTCGGGGCAGGTGCAGGGCTTCGACCGATTCACGACCGCGGGCGGCGGCAGTGATTACTCCCTCGACGTGCCGTGGCGGCGCCGTGGTGCCCCGAACGGGATCGACGAGCGGCTCAGCGTCGACATGATCACCGCCGCCAAAGAGGCGGGCGCGCAGCGGCTCTCGCTGGCGTTCGCGGCGTTCCCGGAGATCTTCGACGCGGCGCACCGGAGCCGGCCGCAACGGCTGTTCTATCTGCTGATCCATCTGCTTGACCCGTTCATTTCCCTGGAGTCCTTGTACCGGTACCTGTGTAAATTCCACGCATTGGACGAACGGCGCTATGCGCTGGTCTCGTTGACCCAGATCGTTCCGCTGCTGCTGGTGCTGCTCTCCCTGGAATTCATGCCGCGGCGCCGAGGACTACCCGAAGGGTCACGCCGGTGA
- a CDS encoding HdeD family acid-resistance protein encodes MRHTGVMQTAPVSGPVPRLLPHLWKSTLLSGLLSLILGVLILVWPGISVLVAAVAFGAYLVVTGIAQVFLAFSLHVSAGSRILAFISGAASLILAVLAFRHFGNAVLLLAIWIGIGFIFRGVATTVSAINDPTLPGRGWQIFVGVISLIAGVVVMAAPFESIITLAIVVGVWLVIIGACEIASAFGIRKAAKTLGL; translated from the coding sequence ATGCGTCACACTGGTGTCATGCAAACCGCACCCGTCTCGGGCCCCGTCCCCCGCTTGTTGCCGCATCTGTGGAAGTCAACGCTGTTATCGGGACTCCTGTCGCTGATCCTCGGCGTCCTGATCCTGGTCTGGCCAGGGATATCGGTCCTGGTGGCCGCCGTCGCGTTCGGCGCCTACCTCGTCGTGACCGGCATCGCGCAGGTCTTCCTCGCGTTCAGCCTGCATGTTTCGGCCGGCAGCCGAATTCTGGCGTTCATCAGCGGCGCGGCCTCGCTGATCCTGGCCGTACTGGCGTTCCGCCATTTCGGCAACGCGGTCCTGTTGCTGGCCATCTGGATCGGCATCGGGTTCATCTTCCGCGGCGTCGCGACAACCGTGTCCGCGATCAACGACCCGACGCTGCCGGGACGAGGATGGCAGATTTTCGTCGGTGTGATCAGCCTGATCGCCGGCGTGGTGGTGATGGCCGCGCCGTTCGAGTCGATCATCACGTTGGCCATCGTCGTCGGTGTGTGGCTGGTCATCATCGGCGCTTGCGAGATCGCGTCGGCGTTCGGCATCCGTAAGGCGGCCAAAACGCTGGGACTATAG
- the cydD gene encoding thiol reductant ABC exporter subunit CydD — protein MACGVAISGCAIGSAVVLAGIVARVVADPSTRHLGRWLGPLAILLALWAIRALTHWLQARLGQRGASAVIADLSGQVLTAVTGRQPRQVAAQRDAAAVLVTRGLDGLRPYFTGYLPALLLAVILTPATVAVIAAYDMKSTAIVVITLPLIPIFMVLIGLATADRSTAALAAMGTLQARLLDLIAGIPTLRALGRAVGPEQRIAELAAAHRRSAMATLRVAFLSALVLELLATLGVALVAVSIGLRLVFGQMSLATGLTVLLLAPDVYWPLRRIGVEFHAAQDGRAAAAQAFALIGEPASTTAGIRTVAARGALIRIETLSVASRDGRSPDALTAVLEPGRVTVLTGRNGAGKSTALQVIAGLTVPSSGRVTVAGIDVGDLDPADWRRQLSWLPQRPVLVPGTVRDNLVLFGDLDDLESACTAAGFDTVLAELPDGLDTVLGRGGVGLSLGQRQRLGLARALGSNAPLLLLDEPTAHLDAVTESRVLRAVVDRARQGVTVVVVGHRAPVVAIGDRVVEVTAGSEVGYAPV, from the coding sequence GTGGCATGCGGAGTGGCGATATCCGGCTGCGCGATCGGCTCGGCGGTGGTCCTGGCGGGCATCGTCGCGCGGGTCGTGGCCGATCCCTCGACGCGACACCTAGGCCGCTGGCTGGGACCGCTGGCAATATTGTTGGCGCTGTGGGCAATTCGCGCCCTGACACACTGGCTGCAGGCGCGTCTGGGGCAGCGGGGAGCCAGCGCGGTGATCGCGGATCTCAGCGGCCAGGTGCTGACGGCGGTAACCGGGCGCCAGCCCAGGCAGGTGGCGGCACAGCGGGATGCCGCCGCGGTGCTGGTCACTCGGGGACTGGACGGCTTGCGCCCCTACTTCACCGGTTACCTGCCCGCCTTGCTGCTTGCGGTGATTCTGACGCCGGCCACCGTCGCGGTCATCGCGGCCTACGACATGAAGTCGACGGCGATCGTGGTGATCACGCTGCCGCTGATTCCGATCTTCATGGTGTTGATCGGGCTCGCGACCGCCGATCGGTCGACAGCCGCACTGGCCGCGATGGGCACGCTGCAGGCTCGGCTGTTGGACCTGATCGCGGGCATCCCCACCCTGCGGGCGTTGGGCCGTGCAGTGGGGCCGGAGCAGCGCATCGCAGAACTCGCTGCCGCGCACCGCCGTTCGGCGATGGCCACGCTGCGGGTCGCCTTCCTGTCGGCGTTGGTGCTCGAATTGCTGGCCACGCTGGGCGTGGCCCTGGTCGCGGTCAGCATCGGTCTTCGCCTGGTATTCGGTCAGATGAGCCTGGCCACCGGGCTGACGGTACTGCTGCTGGCGCCCGACGTGTACTGGCCGCTTCGGCGTATCGGTGTGGAGTTTCATGCCGCCCAGGACGGCAGAGCCGCGGCCGCCCAGGCTTTTGCCCTCATCGGCGAACCGGCGTCCACGACGGCGGGCATCCGGACGGTGGCGGCCCGCGGAGCCCTGATCCGGATCGAAACCCTCAGCGTCGCAAGCAGAGACGGCCGATCCCCGGATGCGCTGACCGCGGTGCTCGAACCCGGCCGGGTGACGGTGCTGACCGGGCGAAACGGCGCGGGCAAGAGCACCGCCCTGCAGGTGATCGCCGGCCTCACGGTGCCGTCGTCGGGACGGGTCACCGTCGCCGGAATCGACGTCGGCGACTTGGACCCCGCCGACTGGCGGCGGCAGCTGTCCTGGCTGCCGCAACGCCCGGTGCTGGTTCCGGGAACGGTCCGCGACAACCTGGTCCTGTTCGGTGATCTGGATGACCTCGAGAGTGCTTGCACGGCAGCAGGGTTCGACACCGTGCTGGCGGAGCTGCCGGACGGATTGGACACCGTGCTCGGCCGCGGCGGCGTCGGCTTGTCGCTGGGGCAGCGGCAGCGGCTGGGACTGGCCCGTGCCCTCGGATCTAACGCACCGCTGCTGCTCCTCGACGAACCGACCGCGCACCTGGACGCGGTCACCGAGAGCCGGGTGTTGCGGGCCGTCGTCGACCGGGCCCGCCAGGGTGTGACGGTGGTGGTCGTCGGCCACCGGGCACCCGTCGTGGCCATCGGTGACCGGGTCGTCGAGGTCACCGCCGGCAGCGAGGTCGGCTATGCCCCGGTCTGA
- the cydC gene encoding thiol reductant ABC exporter subunit CydC: protein MPRSDPLRAGYELLRPRLGRVLAAIVLAALSLGSGLALAGVSAWLITRAWQMPPVLDLSVAVVAVRTFAISRGILHYCGRLASHDTALRAAGAARARIYHRLAVGPAAEAVRLHSGEVVARVGADVDTVADMLVRAVVPIGVAALLALAATTVVAIISVPAAAVLAICLLVAGVVAPWLAGSAAVQHEALARRHHGDRDTSAMVAFEHAPELRVAGVLTDVIAESQRQQRAWGKALDAAARPAAIAEAIPTAAIGISVLGAVVAAIGMAPTVAPTTLAVLMLLPLSAFEATTALPAAAVQLTRSRIAARRLLDLAPPDRLAEAAATPAGPANTGRLAADVWFGHVQAQAARAVVDLSPGTRLAVTGPSGSGKTTLLMTLAGLLPPLHGRVLLDEIDLSRFDEAGLRRAVTFFAEDAHVFATTVRDNLLVVRGDCSDDELTAALAKVGLGGWLAGLPEGLSTMLIGGAQGLSAGQRRRLLLARAVLSPARIVLLDEPTEHLDATDAEAVLRDLLVPGPGPILGDRTVVVATHHLPDDIDCARLSVGSPA from the coding sequence ATGCCCCGGTCTGATCCGCTGCGGGCCGGCTATGAGCTGCTGCGTCCTCGACTGGGGCGCGTCCTGGCCGCGATTGTTCTGGCGGCGTTGTCGTTGGGCAGCGGCCTCGCCCTGGCCGGCGTTTCGGCATGGTTGATCACCCGTGCCTGGCAGATGCCGCCGGTGCTGGACTTGTCGGTCGCGGTCGTCGCGGTGCGGACGTTCGCGATTTCGCGCGGGATTCTGCACTATTGCGGGCGACTGGCCAGCCACGACACCGCGCTGCGCGCGGCCGGTGCCGCCCGCGCCCGGATCTACCACCGGTTGGCCGTGGGGCCGGCAGCGGAGGCGGTCCGGCTGCACAGCGGCGAGGTGGTGGCCCGAGTCGGTGCCGACGTCGACACCGTGGCCGACATGCTGGTCCGTGCGGTGGTACCGATCGGCGTCGCCGCATTACTGGCGCTGGCCGCGACCACGGTCGTTGCGATCATCTCGGTGCCGGCCGCAGCGGTCCTGGCGATCTGCCTGCTGGTGGCCGGGGTTGTCGCGCCCTGGCTTGCCGGTAGCGCCGCCGTGCAACACGAAGCGCTGGCCCGGCGGCATCATGGCGACCGCGACACGTCGGCCATGGTCGCATTCGAGCATGCACCCGAGCTTCGAGTCGCCGGAGTCCTCACCGACGTCATTGCCGAATCCCAGCGGCAACAACGTGCTTGGGGTAAGGCACTCGACGCCGCGGCCAGGCCGGCGGCGATCGCCGAGGCGATACCGACCGCGGCGATCGGGATCAGCGTGTTGGGTGCGGTGGTGGCGGCGATCGGCATGGCTCCCACGGTGGCGCCGACGACGCTGGCCGTGTTGATGTTGTTGCCGTTGTCGGCCTTCGAGGCGACGACCGCACTGCCGGCGGCCGCGGTCCAGCTGACCCGGTCCCGTATCGCGGCGCGTCGGCTGCTCGACCTGGCTCCGCCCGACCGCCTCGCCGAGGCCGCCGCAACACCAGCGGGGCCCGCGAACACCGGCCGGCTGGCCGCCGATGTGTGGTTCGGTCACGTCCAGGCGCAGGCAGCCCGGGCAGTGGTCGACTTGTCACCGGGCACCCGGCTTGCCGTAACCGGCCCCAGCGGTTCCGGCAAGACGACACTGCTGATGACGCTGGCCGGGCTGCTGCCGCCACTACACGGCCGGGTGCTCTTGGATGAAATCGACCTGAGCCGCTTCGATGAAGCCGGACTGCGAAGAGCCGTCACCTTTTTCGCCGAAGACGCACATGTCTTCGCCACCACCGTACGAGACAACCTACTGGTCGTCCGCGGCGATTGCAGCGACGACGAATTGACGGCCGCCCTGGCGAAAGTCGGCCTCGGCGGTTGGCTAGCGGGCCTGCCCGAGGGCTTGTCGACCATGTTGATCGGTGGCGCGCAAGGACTTTCAGCAGGACAACGCCGACGGCTGCTGCTCGCGCGGGCGGTGCTCTCCCCCGCCCGAATTGTGCTGCTGGACGAGCCAACCGAGCACCTTGACGCGACCGACGCCGAGGCCGTGTTGCGCGATTTGCTGGTGCCCGGCCCCGGACCGATTCTGGGCGACAGGACGGTTGTGGTGGCCACCCACCACCTGCCCGACGATATTGACTGTGCTCGACTCAGCGTCGGCTCACCGGCGTGA